The bacterium genome contains a region encoding:
- a CDS encoding NAD+ synthase, with amino-acid sequence MKVILAQINTRVGDLTNNTERIIQHISQARSEGADLIVFPELSITGYPPEDLVEKKAFVRKNQEMLDLIREATDGIGVLCGFVAPNNDPEGHHVFNAAALIENRQIIGIQYKTLLPNYDVFDEMRHFEPAKHKKIFTFRGVKLGISICEDSWNDKDFWKRRIYHNDPIEELFNQGAEILINISASPFHVQKHHLRLEMFRSIAIKYRKPILFVNLVGGNDSLIFDGRSFALNAEGIPIAAGKAFEEDQVSLTLPSTQTITMPNPTTEEEIFNALVLGVRDYLHKCGFRKALIGLSGGIDSALVAAITASALGPQNVIGVSMPSRYSSDHSQDDARDLARNLGITYHSVPIEPMFHSFLESLSGSFQGLPEDTTEENIQARIRGNILMAFSNKLNAMVLSTGNKSELAVGYCTIYGDMCGGLAVISDVPKTMVYRISNWINRDKIVIPKSTIEKPPSAELRPNQTDQDSLPPYDVLDAILKAYIEDLLEADEIIKLGHDPETVHKILKLIDRNEYKRRQAAPGLRVTSKSFGFGRRLPIAQGWR; translated from the coding sequence ATGAAAGTCATTTTAGCTCAAATCAATACCCGCGTCGGCGATCTCACCAATAATACGGAACGGATTATCCAACATATCAGTCAGGCGCGCTCCGAAGGCGCTGATCTGATCGTATTTCCTGAATTGAGTATTACGGGTTATCCTCCGGAAGATCTCGTTGAAAAAAAAGCTTTTGTCCGAAAAAATCAGGAAATGTTGGATCTGATCAGGGAAGCCACCGACGGCATCGGCGTTTTGTGCGGCTTTGTCGCGCCCAATAATGATCCGGAAGGTCATCATGTATTTAACGCAGCGGCATTGATCGAAAACCGCCAGATTATCGGCATACAATACAAAACGCTGCTGCCCAACTATGATGTATTTGACGAAATGCGTCATTTTGAACCGGCAAAACATAAAAAAATATTTACTTTTCGCGGTGTCAAACTCGGCATCTCCATTTGCGAAGACAGCTGGAATGACAAGGATTTTTGGAAGCGGCGCATCTATCACAATGACCCGATCGAAGAACTTTTCAATCAAGGTGCAGAAATACTGATCAATATTTCCGCGTCACCTTTCCATGTACAAAAACATCATTTGCGTTTGGAAATGTTTCGCAGCATCGCTATTAAATACCGTAAACCGATACTTTTCGTCAATCTTGTCGGCGGCAATGACAGCTTGATATTTGACGGGCGTAGTTTTGCGCTCAATGCGGAAGGAATACCAATCGCGGCCGGAAAGGCGTTTGAAGAAGATCAGGTTTCCCTCACCCTTCCTTCAACGCAAACGATCACTATGCCCAATCCGACAACCGAAGAAGAAATTTTTAATGCCCTCGTGCTCGGCGTACGGGATTATCTCCACAAATGCGGATTTCGCAAAGCCTTGATCGGATTGTCCGGCGGTATTGATTCGGCGTTGGTTGCTGCGATCACCGCGAGTGCCTTGGGCCCGCAGAATGTGATCGGCGTATCCATGCCGTCCCGGTATTCCTCAGATCACAGCCAAGATGACGCTCGCGATCTGGCTCGGAATCTCGGCATCACGTATCATAGCGTTCCTATCGAACCCATGTTCCATAGTTTCTTAGAGAGTTTATCCGGTAGTTTCCAAGGTTTGCCCGAGGATACGACGGAAGAAAACATCCAAGCCCGGATTCGCGGCAACATCTTGATGGCGTTTTCAAATAAATTGAACGCCATGGTACTTAGCACCGGCAACAAATCCGAACTGGCTGTCGGATACTGCACGATCTATGGTGATATGTGCGGCGGTTTAGCCGTGATCAGTGATGTGCCCAAGACGATGGTTTATCGCATTTCAAATTGGATCAATCGCGATAAAATAGTTATCCCTAAAAGTACCATCGAAAAACCGCCTTCCGCCGAATTGCGCCCCAATCAAACCGATCAGGATTCGCTTCCGCCTTATGACGTACTGGATGCCATTCTGAAAGCCTATATCGAAGATCTTTTAGAGGCCGATGAGATTATAAAGCTTGGCCACGACCCGGAAACGGTTCATAAAATTCTCAAGCTTATTGATCGGAATGAATATAAACGCAGGCAGGCTGCACCGGGTTTACGCGTAACTTCTAAGTCGTTCGGCTTTGGGAGGCGATTACCTATTGCTCAAGGTTGGCGGTAA
- a CDS encoding zf-HC2 domain-containing protein, translating into MSHVHHGEADLHAQNHPINCGEIERLLYAYLDGELPLEEVAPYKDHLSHCPPCKAFVEFEEKISHLIKQKCGHNGTDRACVPTSLHEKIQKAIALSKEA; encoded by the coding sequence ATGAGTCATGTACATCATGGCGAGGCGGATCTGCATGCGCAGAACCATCCGATCAATTGCGGTGAAATTGAACGACTTTTGTATGCTTATTTAGATGGTGAATTGCCATTGGAAGAAGTCGCGCCTTACAAAGATCATCTATCGCATTGTCCGCCTTGCAAAGCATTCGTCGAATTTGAAGAAAAAATCAGCCATCTCATCAAACAAAAATGCGGTCACAACGGTACAGATCGCGCTTGCGTGCCGACATCGCTTCATGAAAAAATACAAAAGGCGATTGCATTGTCCAAAGAAGCTTGA
- the lexA gene encoding repressor LexA, giving the protein MEPKIIYDNQQNPGIPVVGKVAAGTPRFSEEVSLGHVVSSRYSPEDKKLFALQIVGDSMIEDGIFNGNYIVCRQTNEFINGDIVIAYVNEEATVKRIYKRGSKIILQPANAELSPIEVDPQYQSFRVGGKVLEVLRH; this is encoded by the coding sequence ATGGAGCCGAAGATTATTTACGATAATCAGCAAAACCCGGGCATTCCCGTCGTCGGTAAAGTAGCTGCCGGAACACCGCGCTTTAGTGAGGAGGTTTCACTCGGCCATGTTGTTTCTTCCCGTTATTCGCCGGAGGATAAAAAACTTTTTGCACTCCAGATTGTTGGAGACTCGATGATCGAAGACGGTATTTTTAACGGAAACTACATCGTATGCCGTCAGACTAACGAATTTATCAATGGTGACATCGTTATTGCCTACGTCAATGAAGAGGCTACGGTAAAACGTATTTACAAACGCGGAAGTAAAATTATTTTACAACCGGCCAATGCCGAACTTTCGCCGATCGAAGTTGATCCGCAATATCAATCTTTTCGTGTCGGCGGCAAAGTTCTCGAAGTTTTGCGCCATTGA
- a CDS encoding sigma-70 family RNA polymerase sigma factor, whose amino-acid sequence MTSKDFEKQALAHTESLYNTALRMTHNPQDAEDLVQEAFYKAFRSIHQFEEGTNLRAWLFKILVNTHISQYRKNAKDPATTGYDDVEEFSLYSQVRSRAAFPDDAPTDILNQFLDKDIQAAIQALPQQFKDVVMLVEIEGFSYQEAANILDVPVGTIMSRLFRGRKLLQKSLWEYAVEYGYVKK is encoded by the coding sequence ATGACGTCTAAGGATTTTGAAAAGCAAGCACTCGCACATACGGAATCGCTGTATAATACGGCGCTACGTATGACGCATAATCCGCAGGATGCTGAAGATTTGGTACAAGAGGCATTTTACAAGGCTTTTCGTTCCATACATCAGTTTGAAGAAGGTACCAATCTTCGAGCGTGGCTTTTTAAGATTTTGGTCAATACGCATATATCGCAATACCGTAAAAATGCAAAAGATCCTGCGACGACGGGTTACGATGATGTCGAAGAGTTTTCATTGTACAGCCAAGTAAGAAGTCGTGCTGCTTTTCCGGACGATGCGCCAACGGATATTTTAAATCAATTTTTAGATAAAGATATCCAAGCGGCGATACAGGCGTTACCTCAGCAATTTAAAGATGTGGTAATGTTGGTTGAGATCGAAGGTTTTTCGTATCAAGAAGCGGCGAATATTTTAGATGTACCTGTCGGTACGATTATGTCACGATTATTCAGAGGGCGTAAGCTGCTGCAAAAATCTCTATGGGAATATGCAGTGGAATACGGGTATGTGAAGAAATAA